One window of Triplophysa rosa linkage group LG10, Trosa_1v2, whole genome shotgun sequence genomic DNA carries:
- the kif26ab gene encoding kinesin-like protein KIF26A isoform X4 — protein sequence MMDWKEVAAQKLNLSSKRKKQQPPLVYPQEPSIYPTNFSAVLQFSPPPAPPCLLRAGSKAKENPGMGKVKVMMRICPTLGVLDSSMSFLKVDTRKKQLTLHDPSLNTQPISTHRRAALPAPKMFAFDAVFPQDASQAEVCSGTVAEVIQSVVNGADGCIFCFGHVKVGKTYTMIGTDSSTQSIGIAPCAISWLFKLINERKEKTGTRFSVRVSAVEIYGKDESLQDLLSDVPTGSMQDGQSPGVYLREDPICGTQLQNQSELRAPTAEKAALFLDAAIAARSTNRPDADEDDRRNSHMLFTLHVYQYRMEKSGKGGMSGGRSRLHLIDLGSCEKVLSKSRDGGGGLCLSLTALGNVILALANGAKHVPYRDSKLTMLLRDSLGNINCRTTMIAHISDSPVNYAESLTTIQLASRIHRMRKKKSKYASSSSGGDSSCDEGRIRRPPHLRPFHPRTVALDPDLPPFLSDPDYSSSSEQSCDTVIYIGPGGAAISDRELSDNEGPPAFIPIIPSLNRKQRGKEGPVDHDHFKCNTFAELQERLECIDGSEEPTAFVGESGGNSASPKMERDASKFKEDSSSVPVSPMAPTKACSTTQDSISKMAISVVSKLPSSPKHKSNVEHSKWQSATTSDKDPSDMSEILCRTSADGEKLQMSDNIALCTPGKQSKSIASQNSEPVVREKVFYNKKQLPKPAPPPPQQRDFARVSSETEQKSATRIPPIGMSHQKRSDSDGNSSLRVHHLNSRTPVSNLREKCMDKDILRTTVTLQQPVELNGEDELVFTLVEELSIGNILDNGRPSSIVSFNSDCSLQALASGSRPVSIISSINDEFDAYTCNVSTSNANIKLVAPPQEKEFASLGSCGSTITSWLSEVSVCTQESEGAQSEDVFFPQGAHSGPENSLYLESLRMFQSSPHKEPKNSLNDSGCSFSELDSDSATSSKLSLSKCPSSPEATKVPARSLPKLAKSNTIHLSGPHSLQESQVVQCSLSRKLKPTSSITQSSSISGSSSSSNWRREPPRQDCLPDNPWHRNDSSLETSLTSNSGSLSKLVRNGMSGIPARKAGTNSSSVPRMPKALGSNQSQRVVDGCEKSSNSRKIEYPSKMPQLRRGATTLGTVPVIHTSIDVKVAQDIGSSGGSLKFSSLGKNGRTSKQEETTSKPGSASPPPPPVRKSSLDQKNRILFPSSALKSAYDARNSLAPRATGSEDEIDVLCKSDSNSLRTSNLKSDHNLIKTSSSLKARGARGDTGQLYGSQTSLDRCDSFSSLGSRPALSRENSGASLNSKSNKSASRFGSPVATSSPTATSPPPCINPVTTVKSGLVKGSLNARPLPVNANKARTLSTSNSKALSSSTKCLAAPATRNSNLPPSGKTALPRAAVGGNGKSTRGTIMGTKQAMRAANSRVSELATTNPSGKHPRGSGDSDSGNDSGVNLNDDKPTPIPILPSPYSKITAPRRPQRYSSGHGSDNSSVLSGELPPAMGRTALFYHSGGSSGYESMIRDSEATGSASSAHDSMSESGMSSSGRTRISKPPKKRANGLQRRRLIPAPLPDTSSLGKAGTTGQWVDLPPMSGPLTEPFEIKVYEIDDVERLQRRRLEKTDEQTDQDVEKGLVYFNTKMKVLEKRQQQIRDLKNKNTTLKEELEDTKSRLMMDPSKWIGEFEVDQDLDQESQEYLEALEQVTAELEYCVNLCKSRVMMVTCFDIRVATDVQEGPREVEV from the exons ATGATGGATTGGAAAGAAGT GGCTGCTCAGAAGCTGAATCTGTCGTCCAAAAGGAAGAAGCAGCAGCCGCCTCTAGTATACCCCCAGGAGCCCTCCATCTACCCAACTAACTTTAGTGCTGTTCTCCAGTTCTCTCCTCCACCTGCTCCACCATGTCTGCTCAGGGCGGGGTCAAAAGCCAAGGAGAACCCTGGCATGGGCAAG GTCAAAGTAATGATGCGAATCTGTCCAACTCTGGGAGTTCTGGATTCGTCCATGTCTTTCCTGAAGGTGGACACCCGAAAGAAACAATTGACCCTCCACGATCCCTCACTCAACACACAGCCCATCTCAACACACAGACGTGCAGCACTTCCCGCCCCAAAGATGTTTGCCTTCGATGCTGTTTTTCCCCAAGATGCCTCTCAA GCTGAAGTTTGCTCAGGGACAGTGGCTGAAGTTATTCAGTCAGTGGTCAACGGAGCTGATGGGTGCATTTTCTGCTTTGGTCATGTCAAAGTTG GCAAGACATACACCATGATTGGCACAGACAGCTCCACGCAGAGCATTGGCATTGCGCCCTGTGCCATTTCCTGGCTTTTCAAGCTCATCAATGAGCGCAAGGAGAAGACTGGCACGCGCTTTTCGGTACGGGTGTCAGCCGTGGAAATCTATGGCAAGGACGAGAGCTTGCAGGACCTGCTGTCTGACGTCCCAACAGGAAGTATGCAGGACGGACAGTCGCCTGGTGTCTACCTGCGTGAGGACcccatctgtggaacacag CTTCAGAACCAGAGCGAACTACGGGCTCCCACTGCGGAGAAGGCTGCCCTGTTTCTTGACGCGGCCATCGCAGCACGTAGCACAAACCGACCAGATGCAGACGAAGACGACCGCCGCAATTCCCACATGCTCTTTACCTTACACGTCTACCAGTACCGCATGGAGAAGAGTGGCAAGGGTGGAA TGTCTGGTGGTAGGAGCAGGTTGCATCTCATTGACCTGGGAAGCTGTGAGAAGGTGCTGAGTAAAAGCAGGGACGGAGGAGGcggtctgtgtctgtctctcacaGCGTTGGGCAACGTCATACTGGCATTGGCCAATGGAGCCAAACATGTTCCATATAG GGATAGCAAACTTACAATGTTACTGCGGGACTCCCTGGGGAACATCAACTGTAGGACAACCATGATTGCCCACATCTCTGACTCCCCTGTCAATTATGCAGAATCTCTCACCACCATTCAGTTGGCCTCTCGAATCCATCGCATGAGGAAAAAGAAATCGAAG TATGCATCCAGTTCTTCTGGAGGGGACAGTTCCTGTGACGAGGGAAGGATTCGTCGACCACCACACTTACGTCCTTTTCATCCCCGAACTGTGGCCCTTGACCCAGATCTACCACCATTTCTCAGTGATCCAGACTATTCTTCAAGCAGCGAGCAATCATGCGACACTGTCATTTACATTGGCCCTGGTGGAGCTGCCATCTCTGATCGAGAACTTAGCGACAATGAAGGTCCTCCGGCCTTTATTCCTATCATACCTTCTCTTAACCGTAAGCAACGAGGTAAAGAAGGGCCAGTTGACCATGATCACTTCAAATGCAACACCTTTGCTGAGCTTCAGGAGCGATTGGAATGTATCGATGGGAGTGAGGAACCTACAGCTTTTGTTGGAGAGTCTGGAGGAAATTCTGCAAGCCCTAAAATGGAGCGTGATGCATCCAAATTTAAAGAAGACTCTAGCTCTGTTCCAGTTTCTCCAATGGCTCCTACCAAAGCATGTTCAACAACACAGGACAGCATATCCAAAATGGCAATTTCTGTAGTTAGTAAACTGCCTAGCAGCCCAAAACACAAGTCTAATGTAGAACATTCCAAGTGGCAAAGTGCCACCACATCAGACAAAGATCCGAGCGACATGTCTGAGATTTTATGTAGGACAAGTGCAGATGGtgaaaaactgcaaatgtcAGACAATATAGCTCTATGCACTCCTGGAAAACAAAGTAAATCTATCGCATCCCAAAATTCAGAGCCTGTGGTTAgggaaaaagtattttataataaaaaacagttaCCCAAGCCTGCTCCCCCACCACCACAACAAAGAGACTTTGCCAGGGTCAGTAGTGAAACAGAACAAAAGTCTGCCACAAGGATACCACCAATTGGAATGAGCCATCAAAAAAGAAGTGATTCAGATGGGAACTCGTCTCTCAGGGTCCATCATCTTAACTCAAGGACTCCAGTGTCGAACCTTAGGGAGAAATGTATGGACAAAGACATATTAAGAACAACTGTGACCCTCCAGCAGCCAGTGGAATTAAATGGCGAGGATGAACTTGTGTTCACTCTTGTGGAAGAGTTGTCTATTGGCAATATTTTGGACAATGGAAGGCCCTCCAGTATTGTTAGTTTCAACAGTGACTGTTCTTTACAAGCACTTGCTTCAGGCTCACGACCTGTAAGTATCATTAGCAGTATCAATGATGAATTTGATGCCTATACATGCAATGTTAGTACCTCAAATGCAAACATTAAATTGGTGGCCCCACCGCAGGAGAAAGAGTTTGCTTCATTGGGAAGCTGTGGTTCTACTATCACCTCATGGCTCAGTGAAGTAAGTGTATGCACCCAGGAAAGTGAAGGTGCCCAGTCAGAAGATGTCTTCTTCCCTCAAGGTGCTCATAGTGGCCCAGAAAATAGTCTCTACCTTGAATCTCTAAGAATGTTCCAAAGTAGCCCTCACAAGGAGCCCAAGAACTCTTTGAATGATAGTGGCTGTAGCTTCTCAGAATTAGACAGCGACAGTGCTACATCAAGCAAACTCTCCCTTAGCAAGTGCCCGTCCTCTCCAGAGGCCACAAAAGTACCTGCCAGAAGTTTGCCAAAATTGGCAAAGTCAAATACCATCCATTTATCTGGTCCCCATTCCTTGCAAGAATCTCAAGTTGTCCAATGTAGTCTTTCCAGGAAATTAAAACCTACCTCATCCATAACCCAGAGTAGCAGCATTAGTGGAAGCAGCTCCAGTAGCAATTGGAGACGTGAGCCACCAAGGCAAGACTGCCTACCAGATAATCCATGGCACCGCAATGATAGCTCATTGGAGACTTCTTTAACGTCTAATTCAGGTTCTTTGTCTAAACTGGTTAGAAATGGAATGAGTGGAATTCCTGCAAGAAAAGCAGGCACAAACAGCAGCAGTGTACCTCGAATGCCCAAGGCTCTGGGGTCAAATCAATCCCAAAGGGTGGTGGACGGATGTGAAAAATCCAGTAACAGCAGGAAGATCGAGTACCCTAGCAAGATGCCACAGCTCAGACGAGGTGCAACAACACTTGGGACTGTTCCAGTCATTCATACATCCATTGATGTCAAAGTTGCTCAAGATATTGGTTCATCAGGAGGCAGTTTGAAGTTCTCTTCTTTAGGAAAAAATGGAAGGACAAGCAAGCAGGAGGAGACTACGTCAAAACCTGGCAGTGCATCACCACCTCCCCCTCCAGTTCGCAAATCCAGTTTGGATCAAAAGAATAGAATCCTGTTTCCCTCAAGTGCCTTGAAGTCTGCGTATGATGCAAGAAATTCTTTAGCACCAAGGGCTACAGGTTCAGAGgatgaaattgatgttttatgtAAGAGTGACTCAAATAGTTTAAGAACATCTAACTTAAAGTCAGACCATAATTTGATAAAAACATCCTCTAGTCTCAAGGCTAGAGGAGCTAGAGGTGATACAGGGCAACTTTACGGAAGCCAGACATCTCTAGACAGATGTGACAGTTTTTCATCTTTGGGGTCTAGACCTGCTCTTAGTCGAGAGAACAGTGGAGCTAGTCTTAACAGCAAGTCAAACAAGTCTGCCAGTAGGTTTGGATCACCTGTTGCCACATCTTCACCAACTGCTACCTCTCCACCTCCTTGTATAAATCCAGTAACCACTGTAAAAAGTGGGCTTGTCAAAGGCAGCCTTAATGCAAGACCATTACCTGTTAATGCGAACAAAGCTCGTACATTATCCACTAGTAACTCCAAAGCCCTGAGCTCATCCACTAAGTGTCTTGCTGCACCTGCAACAAGGAATTCCAATCTTCCACCTTCAGGAAAGACTGCATTACCTCGAGCAGCAGTAGGAGGCAATGGTAAATCGACAAGAGGAACTATTATGGGTACCAAGCAAGCAATGCGGGCAGCAAACAGTCGTGTTAGTGAGTTGGCAACGACCAATCCTTCTGGGAAACACCCAAGAGGATCAGGTGATTCAGACAGTGGCAATGACAGTGGAGTTAACCTTAATGATGATAAGCCTACCCCTATCCCCATTCTTCCATCTCCATATAGTAAAATTACAGCCCCAAGAAGACCCCAGCGATACAGCAGTGGGCATGGAAGTGATAACAGTAGTGTCTTAAGTGGAGAGTTGCCGCCTGCCATGGGACGAACTGCACTGTTCTACCACAGTGGTGGAAGCAGTGGTTATGAAAGCATGATCCGTGACAGTGAGGCCACTGGAAGTGCCTCTTCAGCTCATGACTCCATGAGTGAGAGTGGGATGTCCTCCTCTGGTCGCACAAGGATCTCCAAACCACCGAAGAAGAGGGCAAATG GCCTCCAGAGGCGACGTCTCATCCCAGCTCCCTTGCCAGACACCTCATCCCTGGGTAAGGCTGGGACCACGGGCCAGTGGGTGGATCTTCCTCCTATGTCCGGACCACTGACAGAGCCATTTGAGATCAAGGTGTATGAGATTGATGATGTGGAACGACTTCAGCGTCGAAGACTGGAAAAGACAGATGAG CAGACAGATCAGGATGTTGAGAAG GGCTTGGTTTATTTTAACACCAAAATGAAGGTTCTTGAGAAAcgacagcagcagatcagagatctaaaaaacaaaaatacgaCTCTGAAAGAGGAGCTGGAGGACACTAAGTCAAGACTAATGATGGACCCCAGCAAGTGGATCGGAGAGT TTGAGGTGGATCAAGATTTGGACCAGGAGTCGCAGGAGTATTTGGAGGCATTGGAGCAGGTTACGGCCGAACTGGAATACTGCGTCAACCTATGCAAGTCACGCGTCATGATGGTGACCTGCTTCGATATCCGCGTAGCAACTGATGTGCAAGAAGGTCCGCGTGAGGTGGAGGTATAA